TCAAACGTTTACTTCTTCAAAAAGGCCGGTGTGATTTCACTTAAGGCTGCTGGTGGAAATGCAGATAAGATAATACCTGTTTTCATTAACTCTGCCATGCCTGAGTGGTTCTCCTATCTCTTCATGCTGACCCTGCTCTCTGCTGCAATGTCCACACTCAGCGCACAGTTCCATGTGCAGGGTACAGCCATAGGAAGGGATGTTTATGAGACAATAAGAAACAGGAAGGGTGAAAGGTCAGTCCTCATAGCGAGGGGTGGTATCATAATCGCGGTTCTGATCGCGGTTGTTCTGGGTTACCTGTTGCCTGGAAGTATAATTGCGCAGGGGACGGCTCTCTTCTTTGGTATTTGTGCTGCTTCCTTCCTTTCGGTTTATGTTGCGGCGATTTTCTGGAGGAGGGCCACCCGTGAGGGTGCGATTGCGGGTATGGTTTCAGGTGCAATTGTGAGCCTCTTATGGCTTCTTTTCGAGTATAAGAAGACTGCAGAGGCTCTTGGGATTGCCAAGGCCATCTTTGGAGGCCCTGTTATTTCTTCGATGCCCTGGCCTGTTGTTGACCCGATACTGATTGGGGTTCCTGTTTCGGCGATCTTCATGGTTGCTGTGAGTCTTCTTACGGAGCCACCATCCCGTGAGCATGTTGAGAGATGTTTTGAGGGAGTCTGATGTGGATGTTGTTTGATGGTTTATGCGAGGAAGCTTCTGTGGAGTCTGATGTGGAGGTTCTGTGATGGTGCTTGGTATACCTGATCCCTGGGTCTGGAGTGCTTACCTCCTCTGCATCCTTGTGACGGTTTTCTGTGTCCTTTATGGTATTGTGAACTGGAACCGTGGCGGTGAGGATGAGGAGGAGCAGATAATGGAGGAGCTCCAGTGGGAAGAGGAAGAAAGGAAGATGGAAGAGGATGAACTGGGCCTCTAGCCCCCATATTTTATTTATTCGGCGATTAATTTTTTGAAATCATTGTCATGGTTTGCGCATTATCCCTTAAAGACAGCTTTTTCTGTTAAAAATTCTGAAATCCTGGGATATGTTCAGTAAATTCTCTTAAAAACTCTTTTTAATTCTTTTAAGAATTTCGAAATCATTTACAGAATATGAACTATAAATTTCTTAGAACAACTTTAATTCTGATAATCAGTGATCAGGCCTATATGGCAAAATAAAAATAAAAAAGTTTAATTAGAAAAGACCGCTTTCTTCAAGTTTGTTCTCCATCCAGTGGGCCCTCTTATCCATTTTCTCCTTTACAAGTACTGTGATAAGGAAGGTCACCACAGGGAAGAGAGCAAGAAGTGCCATGTTCTTCCAGTAGATACTCCAGATAACACCACCGACCACCTCCCTCAGAGCACCTACAGCGTAGGTGAGCGGGAGGTACGGGTGGATTGCCTGGAAAAATGGTGGCAGGAGTTCAACAGGGAATATGCCCCCTGTACCTGTGATCTGAAGCACAAGGATTATTATTGAAAGGGCCTTTCCTGCGTTCCCCAGGGCAGATGTGAGGGAATAGATTATGAGCATGGAACAGATGCTCACATAGATGGCTGTCAGCAGAAACAGCAATGTCCCTGTTATCTGCACCTGGAGGAGCAGGGCGCCGGCTGCAACAACAAGGGCCTGATATATGGCTATTATGAGGAAGAGCCCCATCCTTCCAAAGTACACCTGTATGCTGCTGTATTCACCGTACTTCACCCTCATGCTTATCATTGCAACTGCGATAATACCTCCTATCCAGAGGGATATGGGTATGTAGAATGGTGCAAGCGCTGATCCGTAATTCTTAACAGGGTAGATGTGCTCCTTCTCCATCTTCACCGGGCTTTTGAAGTATTCCCTAACAGCGGAGGGATCGATGTCAGCCAGCCTCACAAGGCTGTCGAGGTCATCTTCACTGATCATGCCAAGCTTCCTGTGGGCGTCCTGAATCGCTGACCGCATAACTGGCCACTTTGAGTTTGCGATGCCCAGTTTTGATGACGCATCCCTCATGGCAGCATCTATCTGTGACCTGTTATCCATGAGCCTGTTCAGTGCACTGTCCATTTTGTTCAGGGATTCTCTGAGCTTCACAAGGCGTTCTGTGGTCCCCTTTGTTTTGAGATCTCTTTCTATACCCTCAAGTATGCCCAGAACTGAGTTGGCCTTCTGGATATTGGCGTCTATCTGGTCCATCGCTGTTTTTAACTTAGGATCCCCGGTGGCGGAATATAAACTGGCAAGAACAGCCTTCAGGTATTTCATTGAGGTAATGGCCTCTGAAAGATGGGACTCCATGGACTGGACTGTTGATAGGGCCTTAGCAGGGTCTTTTCCAATGTAACTCTCCAGTAAACTGTATTTCTCCTTCACAAAGTTTGCATTTTCCTGAATTTCTGGCAAATCACTCTTCAGCCCTGACCAGAGGTTCTGCCCCTTTTTGAGATCTGAATTTGCTGTTCTGAGGGTTTCATCGATTTTACCAAGGTTTGCATTTAGTTCGCTGATGAATTTCTTTGTCCTGAGGATATCATCCCTGTTTGCCCTTGCGAGTTCACCGGCACTGCTTATCTTACCGAATATTATTCCATCAATGGTCTTAACGACTTCACTG
This genomic stretch from Methanothermobacter sp. harbors:
- a CDS encoding symporter small accessory protein, which encodes MVLGIPDPWVWSAYLLCILVTVFCVLYGIVNWNRGGEDEEEQIMEELQWEEEERKMEEDELGL
- a CDS encoding YhgE/Pip domain-containing protein; this encodes MKKALEIFLNDIKTVKNSPVVLFVIAVIICIPALYAVFNIQATLDPYSKTSNIKVAVVNEDRGVNFEGKKLNVGAEFVDELRNNRNFDWQFVDRSEAMSGLREGDYYAVLIIPGNFSSDLLSIKNGTPRQASIEYIVNDKLNPVAPRITNAGADALQAKINSEVVKTIDGIIFGKISSAGELARANRDDILRTKKFISELNANLGKIDETLRTANSDLKKGQNLWSGLKSDLPEIQENANFVKEKYSLLESYIGKDPAKALSTVQSMESHLSEAITSMKYLKAVLASLYSATGDPKLKTAMDQIDANIQKANSVLGILEGIERDLKTKGTTERLVKLRESLNKMDSALNRLMDNRSQIDAAMRDASSKLGIANSKWPVMRSAIQDAHRKLGMISEDDLDSLVRLADIDPSAVREYFKSPVKMEKEHIYPVKNYGSALAPFYIPISLWIGGIIAVAMISMRVKYGEYSSIQVYFGRMGLFLIIAIYQALVVAAGALLLQVQITGTLLFLLTAIYVSICSMLIIYSLTSALGNAGKALSIIILVLQITGTGGIFPVELLPPFFQAIHPYLPLTYAVGALREVVGGVIWSIYWKNMALLALFPVVTFLITVLVKEKMDKRAHWMENKLEESGLF